In the genome of Mycobacterium kansasii ATCC 12478, one region contains:
- a CDS encoding non-ribosomal peptide synthetase, with translation MTDSSRDPSIDIAGLSAQEKRALLSRLLMERAAASASAHPLSYGQRSLWFLYQLAPDNPAYTLTYAGRVSGDLDVAALERAAQALVERHAILRTTFAVRDGQPVQLVHPHWPVRIARQDVGPHDIDEWIHRESDGAFDLQTGPVFRLTLLRQSPHEHVLVLAVHHIAADFWSIDVILDELCKLYAAQRGSDAPPVCPERYVGYADRQLQLMSGAEGDRLWQYWRDQLAGELPKLGLATDRPRSASPTYHSALQRFSVDGRLASGLREVARGAGATPYMTFLAAYATLLHRYTGQDDLLVGSPFACRDRVGMEGLVGYVANTVVLRTDLHGDPAFSSLLGRVKKTVLGALAHQDYPFALLVERLRPSRDLSYTPLVQVSFAWEQARRFQGGAADPEALELNTIHVGQGGAAFDLMIQVADVDGKFSCDLHYNADLFDAATIARMIGHFTTLLDGIVTDPARRLSQLPLLTESERRQQAAWNDTRVCYDAPDCLHDMVAETARRTPDAVALAFGNQEMTYAELDGRANALAAQLQRLGVGADGIVPVLLDRSTELVVALLGVLKAGGAFMPLDPAQPVSRIAAMIGNVPDAPVCVTHQRHSDKLWGFTGHRLCLDLSSAPAPSNGFVALDRRGRSVGLAYVVHTSGSTGTPKGALNTHAGIRNRLLWMQAAYQLTPADRVLHKTPITFDPSIWEIFWPLIVGARLVIAEPEAHKDPAGLVCTIVDQAVTTVHFVPSMLRSFLAEPRVTDCAGLRRVFCSGEVLPYDVQERFLATLDAELYNLYGPTEAAIDVTHFHCRRGESRCPVPIGRPIANIRIHLLDAHLQPVPVGVPGELFIGGVGVARGYLNQPDATAAAFLTDPFAADPDQLLYRTGDRARYLPDGNIEYLGRRDDQVKIRGVRIEPAEVEVALQRHPGIVENAVVADNDGRGNTRLVAHIVAARGAAPSAAELRRFLLQQLPAAMVPAVFAVTESLPHTSSGKVDRRALQARGELDCRAPDFVAPRTPAEQLLAGIWCDVLDLETVGVHDDFFALGGSSSHSLEVAAKANAANLPLRPESVFAFGTIAELAAEYGQAVQGSEDFAARADTEPFGGSDGSGKELAASAPEATEAPEATEAPEAPEAPEATEAPEAPGTSRRRRNTVIESIGVYLPAGVLSTETVLAGCVNEIGIPLERLTGISSRRVVAPGEFSIDLARNAVADCLARSSYAPEEIELVICCNISRYDGPGKVMFEPSTAARLREQCGLTDAIAFDVSNACAGMFTGVAVADAFLQAGLVERAMVVSGEYTTHVTETAQREIEGPMDPRLACLTIGDAGAAVILERGPNDRAGFHDIDMATLSRYSTLCMAKVSSAAHGGAIMTVDSINLTATVVKRLVPYTAAVMNRHGWRAEHCDHFVIHQTSKASLNDAMVAMNQVFGPGAANSANVINNLTERGNTASTTHFVALSDQIQANRINPGDNVVFGISGTGQTIGTALYTFDDLPARMRRAPDNGRNRTFVSRRRPAELSAAAGVRIESIGTAPAQQHAPRSAVDLAAQAARRCLDRSGLDPAELGLVIYAGVYREDFMAEPAIAALVAHELGANEDIDSPYGPKTFAFDVLNGAVGFLNACQVGVQMIGAGKAEHVMIVAAEIENNSAGSGHPLYGVLETGSALILGRDAGHCGFGRFVFHHHPEYGAALETYLQQRDGKSWLQIDRDPHLAARYLDCIPAAVEELLKLEELDCSQIAAVFPPHLSLAGRAELAARLDIPVSRFVDLPTGSDAFSSCLPYGLECASRNQLVGPGDIGLIVSVGSGIEVGCTTYRF, from the coding sequence ATGACAGATAGTTCCAGGGACCCGTCGATTGACATCGCCGGACTCTCCGCGCAGGAGAAGCGGGCGCTGTTGTCTCGACTGCTGATGGAGCGCGCGGCGGCTTCGGCGTCGGCGCATCCGCTGTCCTACGGGCAGCGCTCCCTGTGGTTTCTCTATCAACTCGCGCCCGACAATCCCGCCTACACCCTCACCTATGCCGGTCGGGTCAGCGGCGACCTCGACGTGGCGGCGCTGGAACGCGCCGCCCAAGCCCTTGTTGAACGCCATGCGATTCTGCGCACCACCTTCGCCGTGCGCGACGGGCAGCCGGTGCAACTGGTCCATCCGCACTGGCCGGTGCGCATCGCCCGACAGGACGTCGGACCGCACGACATTGACGAATGGATACACCGGGAATCCGATGGCGCGTTCGACCTGCAAACCGGACCGGTTTTCCGTTTGACGCTGCTGCGCCAATCACCGCACGAGCATGTCCTGGTGCTGGCCGTCCACCACATCGCCGCCGATTTCTGGTCCATTGACGTCATCCTGGACGAGCTGTGCAAACTGTATGCCGCACAGCGTGGTTCGGACGCACCTCCGGTTTGCCCGGAGCGTTATGTCGGCTACGCGGATCGGCAGCTGCAGCTGATGTCGGGCGCCGAGGGGGATCGCCTCTGGCAGTATTGGCGTGACCAGCTGGCCGGCGAGCTACCCAAACTCGGTCTGGCTACCGACCGGCCGCGATCGGCGTCGCCGACGTATCACAGTGCGCTGCAACGTTTCAGTGTTGACGGCCGCCTGGCGTCGGGACTCAGGGAGGTGGCCCGCGGTGCCGGCGCGACACCGTACATGACCTTTCTGGCTGCCTACGCCACGCTGTTGCACCGCTACACCGGCCAGGACGACCTCCTCGTCGGCTCACCATTCGCATGCCGCGATCGGGTCGGGATGGAGGGTCTGGTCGGCTACGTCGCCAACACCGTCGTCTTGCGTACCGACTTGCATGGTGATCCGGCCTTCTCGTCGCTGCTGGGACGGGTCAAGAAAACGGTTCTGGGTGCGCTCGCGCATCAGGATTACCCCTTTGCGTTGCTCGTCGAGCGGCTCCGCCCGTCCCGCGACTTGAGCTACACACCGCTCGTCCAGGTTTCGTTTGCGTGGGAACAGGCCCGCCGGTTCCAGGGCGGTGCCGCGGATCCGGAAGCGCTTGAACTGAACACGATTCACGTCGGGCAGGGCGGTGCGGCGTTTGACCTGATGATTCAGGTGGCCGATGTGGACGGGAAGTTCAGCTGCGATCTGCACTACAACGCGGACCTTTTCGACGCCGCGACAATAGCGCGGATGATCGGGCACTTCACCACGCTGCTCGACGGCATCGTCACCGATCCGGCCCGCCGCTTGTCGCAGCTGCCGCTCCTCACCGAGTCGGAGCGCCGTCAACAGGCTGCGTGGAACGACACCCGCGTCTGCTACGACGCCCCCGACTGCCTGCACGACATGGTGGCCGAAACCGCCCGGCGCACCCCAGACGCCGTCGCCCTCGCGTTCGGCAACCAGGAGATGACCTACGCCGAACTCGATGGGCGAGCCAACGCGCTGGCCGCTCAGTTGCAGCGCCTCGGAGTGGGCGCCGACGGCATCGTTCCGGTCCTCCTGGACCGGTCAACGGAGCTGGTCGTGGCTCTGCTAGGGGTACTGAAGGCCGGTGGTGCCTTCATGCCGCTCGATCCCGCGCAACCCGTCAGCCGCATCGCGGCCATGATCGGCAACGTGCCCGACGCGCCCGTGTGCGTCACGCACCAGCGGCATTCGGACAAACTGTGGGGGTTCACCGGTCACCGCCTGTGCCTGGACCTGTCGTCGGCGCCGGCGCCATCGAACGGGTTCGTGGCGCTCGACCGCCGCGGCCGGTCGGTCGGCCTTGCCTACGTCGTCCACACCTCCGGTTCCACCGGGACGCCGAAGGGTGCGCTCAATACCCACGCCGGGATCCGCAACCGCCTGTTGTGGATGCAGGCGGCCTACCAGCTCACGCCGGCTGACCGGGTGCTGCACAAGACTCCGATAACCTTCGACCCGTCGATCTGGGAGATCTTCTGGCCGCTGATCGTCGGCGCGCGGCTTGTCATCGCCGAACCGGAAGCGCACAAGGACCCCGCGGGCCTGGTTTGCACCATCGTCGATCAGGCCGTCACGACGGTGCATTTCGTGCCGTCGATGTTGCGTTCCTTCCTCGCCGAGCCCCGGGTGACCGACTGTGCCGGGTTGCGCAGGGTGTTCTGCAGCGGCGAGGTGCTGCCGTATGACGTGCAGGAGCGCTTCCTGGCGACGTTGGACGCCGAGCTGTACAACCTGTACGGCCCCACCGAAGCGGCGATCGACGTCACCCATTTCCATTGCAGGCGCGGTGAATCCCGCTGTCCCGTTCCGATCGGGCGACCCATCGCCAACATTCGCATTCACCTGCTCGACGCTCATCTGCAACCGGTGCCGGTCGGAGTGCCGGGCGAGCTGTTCATCGGCGGGGTCGGGGTGGCGCGCGGCTACCTCAACCAGCCCGACGCGACGGCGGCTGCCTTCCTTACCGATCCGTTCGCGGCGGATCCTGATCAGCTGCTGTATCGGACCGGTGACCGGGCACGCTACTTGCCCGACGGCAACATCGAATACCTGGGACGCCGCGACGACCAGGTGAAGATCCGCGGCGTGCGGATCGAACCGGCCGAGGTGGAGGTCGCGCTGCAACGACACCCCGGGATCGTGGAGAACGCGGTGGTGGCCGACAACGACGGCCGCGGCAACACCCGGCTGGTCGCGCACATCGTGGCGGCGCGCGGGGCTGCGCCCAGTGCTGCTGAGCTGCGCCGCTTTCTGCTCCAGCAACTGCCCGCTGCCATGGTGCCCGCTGTCTTCGCGGTTACCGAGTCGCTGCCGCACACGTCGAGCGGAAAGGTGGACCGCCGCGCGCTCCAGGCACGGGGCGAATTGGATTGTCGCGCACCGGATTTCGTTGCTCCACGGACACCCGCCGAACAGCTCCTCGCCGGCATCTGGTGTGATGTGCTCGACCTGGAAACCGTTGGGGTGCATGACGACTTCTTCGCTCTGGGCGGCTCCTCGAGCCACAGCCTGGAGGTGGCGGCGAAAGCCAATGCGGCCAACCTGCCGCTGCGGCCGGAGTCGGTGTTCGCATTCGGCACCATCGCCGAGCTGGCCGCCGAGTACGGCCAGGCCGTGCAAGGCTCCGAAGATTTTGCTGCGCGGGCGGATACCGAACCCTTCGGCGGCTCGGACGGGTCCGGCAAGGAGCTTGCCGCCTCGGCACCCGAGGCTACCGAGGCTCCCGAGGCTACCGAGGCACCCGAGGCACCCGAGGCACCCGAGGCTACCGAGGCTCCCGAAGCTCCCGGGACCAGCCGGCGGCGACGTAACACCGTGATCGAAAGCATCGGTGTGTATCTGCCGGCGGGAGTGCTGTCGACCGAAACCGTGCTCGCCGGGTGCGTCAACGAGATCGGCATACCGCTGGAACGCCTGACCGGCATCAGCAGCCGGCGGGTGGTGGCGCCCGGCGAATTCTCGATCGACCTCGCGCGAAACGCGGTGGCCGACTGCCTGGCTCGGTCGAGCTATGCGCCGGAGGAGATCGAATTGGTGATCTGCTGCAACATCTCCCGCTACGACGGACCTGGGAAGGTCATGTTCGAGCCCAGCACGGCGGCGCGGTTGCGGGAGCAGTGCGGCCTTACCGATGCCATTGCCTTCGATGTCTCCAACGCATGCGCCGGCATGTTCACCGGTGTCGCCGTGGCCGACGCGTTTCTGCAAGCGGGACTGGTCGAGCGCGCCATGGTGGTCAGCGGCGAATACACCACCCACGTCACCGAGACCGCGCAGCGGGAGATCGAAGGGCCGATGGATCCGCGGCTGGCCTGCTTGACCATTGGTGACGCCGGCGCCGCGGTGATCCTCGAGCGCGGTCCCAACGACCGCGCCGGTTTCCACGATATCGACATGGCGACCTTGAGCCGGTACAGCACCCTATGCATGGCCAAGGTAAGCAGTGCCGCCCACGGCGGCGCGATCATGACCGTCGACTCGATCAACTTGACCGCCACGGTGGTCAAGCGTTTGGTGCCGTACACCGCCGCCGTGATGAACCGACACGGGTGGCGCGCCGAGCACTGCGACCACTTCGTCATACACCAGACCTCGAAGGCATCGCTGAACGACGCGATGGTCGCCATGAACCAGGTGTTCGGACCCGGCGCCGCCAACTCGGCTAACGTCATCAACAACCTGACGGAACGGGGAAACACCGCCAGCACCACCCATTTCGTAGCGCTGAGCGACCAGATCCAGGCCAATCGGATCAACCCTGGAGACAATGTGGTCTTCGGCATCAGCGGCACCGGACAGACGATCGGCACCGCGCTGTACACCTTCGACGATCTGCCGGCCCGGATGCGCAGGGCGCCCGACAACGGGCGCAACCGCACCTTCGTCAGCCGCCGGAGACCCGCGGAGCTATCGGCTGCGGCTGGGGTGCGAATCGAATCGATCGGTACGGCCCCGGCCCAGCAGCACGCTCCCCGCAGTGCGGTCGATCTGGCCGCGCAGGCGGCCAGACGTTGCCTGGACCGCAGCGGGCTCGACCCGGCAGAGCTCGGATTGGTGATTTACGCCGGGGTATATCGGGAAGACTTCATGGCCGAACCGGCCATTGCGGCGCTTGTCGCCCACGAACTCGGCGCGAACGAAGACATTGACTCTCCGTACGGGCCCAAGACGTTCGCTTTCGATGTGCTCAACGGCGCCGTCGGGTTCCTCAACGCGTGCCAGGTGGGAGTGCAGATGATCGGCGCCGGAAAGGCTGAGCACGTGATGATCGTGGCTGCCGAAATAGAGAACAACAGCGCCGGCAGCGGGCACCCGTTGTACGGCGTCCTCGAGACGGGTTCCGCACTGATTTTGGGTAGGGACGCAGGTCATTGCGGTTTCGGCCGGTTTGTCTTCCATCACCATCCCGAATACGGCGCGGCATTGGAAACCTACTTACAGCAACGCGACGGAAAGAGCTGGCTGCAGATCGACCGCGATCCGCACCTGGCCGCACGCTATCTGGACTGTATCCCCGCCGCCGTCGAGGAACTGCTGAAGCTCGAGGAGCTCGACTGCTCCCAGATCGCTGCCGTGTTCCCGCCGCACCTGTCGCTGGCAGGTCGTGCCGAACTTGCTGCGCGCCTTGACATTCCGGTGTCACGATTCGTTGACCTGCCGACTGGATCCGACGCGTTCTCGTCGTGTCTGCCGTACGGACTGGAGTGCGCCTCGCGGAATCAGCTGGTAGGCCCGGGTGATATCGGGTTGATCGTGAGTGTCGGGTCGGGCATTGAGGTCGGTTGCACCACCTACCGCTTCTGA